From a single Nymphaea colorata isolate Beijing-Zhang1983 chromosome 4, ASM883128v2, whole genome shotgun sequence genomic region:
- the LOC116253367 gene encoding uncharacterized protein LOC116253367, producing the protein MADCYKGTSKLRLQEVSIFDITIEHKPSNSRLSELGVHLWPKWGCPPGKFPLKFDAEETCYFLKGKVRACKRGSSEYVEFGAGDLVVIPKGLSCTWEVSLSVDKHYKFDCS; encoded by the exons ATGGCAGATTGTTATAAGGGAACTTCAAAGTTGAGGCTGCAGGAGGTCAGCATCTTCGATATAACAATTGAGCACAAGCCATCAAACTCGCGCTTGTCAGAACTGGGGGTGCACTTGTGGCCGAA ATGGGGATGCCCTCCAGGAAAATTTCCTCTGAAATTCGATGCTGAAGAAACATGCTATTTCCTCAAAGGCAAGGTCAGGGCATGCAAAAGGGGGTCGTCTGAATATGTAGAGTTCGGAGCAGGTGATTTGGTGGTCATCCCGAAGGGACTCAGTTGCACTTGGGAGGTCTCTCTGTCAGTAGATAAGCACTACAAGTTTGATTGCTCCTGA